Within Solea solea chromosome 1, fSolSol10.1, whole genome shotgun sequence, the genomic segment GATGAAAGTGTTACCATTTGCAACGCTGGAACATTTGTCAATCCCAAATAAATCAGTAAGTGGTAGAGAAAGAAACATGACTGTCTTCTAAAGTTTGCAAATGGTATGCCTGAGGTTTAAATGTGTAGTATGTAGGTTTTAGGAATAGCTACACTCAGAAGATTAATACAATATTCATAATTAGCAGTTTTTAATTGCCTACATTTGTTTGGCCTACCTGAGAATGAGCCCTTTAGGTTTCTACTCTAGCCCAGACTGGACTAACCACAGATGTAGACTAGATAAGGTgtttaagtttgtttgtttttatgttcgACCCTCTTAGGTTATCCACAAAGAttgtaaatatatacatgttgAAAAAAAGATTTTCCTGAGAATGCCAATATGAAAGTTAATATAttgaatggccaccagggggcgactctgctggttgcattGAGAAGTCGGTTTGAATGGAAATGTAAAGGCaaacttaatttaaaaacattacaacaaGCTTTTCTGATGAGTTAAAGGTTTAATTATGTTCTACAATAGAACATAATTAAAATTTTGCTCCCATTGAGAGGAAAGTAGACAAGATTTCCTCCTGGAAAAGTGTGTTCAGTTAGTTGCAATACACAAATTCTCCACCAGATGTCAGTAAGTCCTAAGGAGAttgtgttacattacattacattacattacgttaAAACGATTGAATGttctttttatatacatatacatatatatatacgtgtatatatatatatatgtatatatgtatgtatatatatatatacacatatatatatacatatatttatatatatacatacaaaaagACACCATTATTTAAAGAAACAGATCAGTAAATAAACCTTCCTGACATTTCTCCCCCAATATTTTAGACACACATAGGAAGCAAACTTAGACACCACAACCAGTCTGTCATCATCAAAGCACCAGAGCATTTACAGATATGGAAAAGATATCTCATCCTGTAGAGGTATTCTTAATTCATCATAATGACAACATAACCTATTTGTAACTTTGCCAACATCCAGGGTGAAGAGAAAGATATCTGTTCTTAGCTGAGCAACTACTACAGACGCCTTGACTTCTAAGAACATAAGAATCAGCAcagtgatttgatttaaatacTCATCAATATCCTAAAGAATGGCTCCGATCTCTTTGGTCCAGAGAGAATTGTGTGATTTACTCATAAGGAAAATCTCCTTACACTGTACTTCCTAAAAATCAGCCTATTTGACCTGATccttgtgtgtgttgcagatgaTGGGGAGGTGGTACCTGCTGAACACGGCCTCGAAATGCTCGTACCTGATGAATCATGGAACCAAAGTGGAGCCTACGGTCATGCACCTTTCACGATCCTCTGCCTCCGACCCAACTTTGTCTGTTAGCACTAAGACACGACAGTAAGTGCCATCTACTTATGTTGTATGTGTCCTGTGGTTTGTGCGACTATCACTGTGAATTATCTTGATTTATCGACAGAAGCAAGTAGGCCACAAATCTCTCTAATCAACATTAGAAAGCTTATTATCGAGTCAGAAACAGagactctcctctcctctcctctcctcagtaACCACCAGTGTTGGGAGATATTGCAGGTCTACGATCTCACCCCGACCCCGGGTCGACTAACACTCAAAGGTCAGGCCCTTCACTTGTATTAGAGAATAATTCAGCATGACTCTGATGTGGTCTAACCATGCTTCCCCGTTGTCTTGTCACCAGGAGCACGCCCAGAACTCAACACTGAGATAGTGGTTGGGGAGACGGACTACAGCTCATATGCGGTCATGTATTACCAGAAACTGGGCAAAATAACCATGAAACTCTACGGTGGGGGTCCAGTCTTTGTTCCTTTTGAACTGATAATGTAACTGCATTTGTAAAAAGGTGCATttgtaatataataatttgcTTTTGTGTATTCAGGCAGGTCTGTAGATGATCTGTCAGAACCAGTGTTGACCAAATTTGAGCAACTTGCTGCAAAACAGAGTTTGGGACTTGCGTACCTCTTCCCTTTCCCCACCTACAGTACGTCCACGTGAAAAAGCAAAATACAACAAGCTATATATGTAATGGCAATAtgtgttgtaaataaataatactcaGTGtcctatttttttaaacttcccaGGTCACTGTGGTGATGTGGACCAGGATCATGTCatcagtgagtgtttttttttattttatttatataaaatatgaggggaaaatgtatttacttgctTCTGTAAAACACTATGAATTGCCTTGTGTAAGaatggcgctatacaaataaacttgccttgccttgctTCTGCAGATTGTGCACGTGTTGGTCTCAGCTTGTGTAACAGTCAGTTATTCAAACGCCGACAACAACGCGTTATTCAATCGGACTGATGAAAacatcgttttgtttttttccaataaaaaactgttgcttttgtttgttacagACTGTGTCCCCACATGTTGAAGATTCAGAGCTGTGGAACAGATCGATCCAGCCTCGCAGCGTTGAGAGGATTTCAAATAAAAGACCGCATGGAAGTCTTTGAacgcaaataaaacaaacaaacaaaagtttcTGTTACTGCTTTCATTAACATGTAAACTGTAtacctttttatttaatttaaatatttaacaatgtGCTTCTGGGTGTgaaaagggggtggggggggggggaagttgGAGGCTGGCAAATGTTAGAGCAGATAATGAAGTCCAGATGTGAACCCTGAAAGGGGTTGACTTTTGGTTACAAAACTGCTTAGTCTTCTCTCTCTCGTTACACAACCTGTTCAAAGATCCAATCTCGCCTCATCACAAAATCAGAGGCGAGTCAATAGAAACCAGGTAAAGTAGACCATTAAGACATAACTAATCATGACTAAAAGAAAGAGGTACGTTCTTGAAAGTCTTCCACAAATGCCAGAGCATTGTTATGCAGGAGAAGGGTGGTTCTATCCTTACCTAACCTCCCCCCCCCATTTTATCCACATGCACCAGTTGTATAACTACATTCTTTTGCAAGCCAGTGGACAAAGGCCAAAAGGTTTTTGTAACGCAAAAgccagctggaggaggaggaggaggaggagacagcggTGAAAGGAGGAGATAAGAGCAGGGATTTGTAGGATATAAGGAACCACCACTCTCTTTAGACCCAGCTGATGCTGCACCCACTGCTGAAGACTACAAGGAAACATGGCGAGCTCACTGCTGAGGATGCTGGCTGCCATTATGTGTGCACTGGCCACTGCCAACGTTGTACCAGTTCAAGACTTTGAACTGGAGAAGGTAAGTTTTTACAGTCTCTGCTTACTTTAGTTAAGCATCCAAAGCATAGTCCTGATTTCCCGAGGAATTGAATTTTGTCCTATTTCAGATGGCAGGCAAGTGGTACATTGTCGCCATGGCGTCCGATGCTCAGTGGTTTGTGAACAACaaggcagagatgaagatggGCACTGTTGTGTTGGCACCGACCGCTGAAGGAAACTTGAATATCTCTTTCGCCAACCGGAAGTGAGTAATAACATGTGCAGAATAattttttaaactgaaaacaatCCCAAAAGTTCCCTtgtgaaaaagacaaataataaataatatttttatatatatatatataatgtaggGCTGATGGTAGCTGCTGGAGACAGAATCACCTTGCCAATAAAACTGACAGTCCGAGACACTTCGTCTTTCACAGCTCAGGTGAGtggagagcacacacacacacacacaatttcaaatACCCTGTCTTGACTCACATTCTGTGCTCTGCAGTTTGGAACAACGACAACGACATGCACATTGTAAAAGTGCAGTACGACGACTATGCCCTCGTCTCCACCAATAAGACACGAGATGGAGTTTCTGTAACCCTCAGTGCGCTTTACAGTAAGTCTGGTTTATTGTGGGGAATAAACAAGTGTACGACTTCAGTGACGATTAAAGCACAAGTGATTCTGTGTTTGCAGAGCGTAATCAAGAGGTGAGTGaagagctgcagcaggagtTCAAAGAGTTCTCCCTGGAGAGAGAAGTGCAAGCTGACAACATTGTCATACTGCCTAAATACGGTAGGTGATTTATTCAGAAAACCATGAAGGCACTTTACTTCTAAATGATTCAGACCTTTCATTTGCGTcgtctcctcttctctttgtgCAGATGAATGTTCCGAAGCCTGAGGAGTCTCCTGCAACCTCCCCTCCTTCGTCTCTCACAGGCTTTCATCTTCATGAGCGTCGTTCTTTCCACCCCGCTGTGACGTCTGCAACATCACAAAAGCTTCAGCTGTTCCTGCTGTGATCAAAAAAGAGCAACCCGACCTTATTCAGAGCTCAGTGTGAAATCTGCTCGTCTTAAACGGCTATTCTCTTTTGCTGCGGATGTTTTGTCTGTTATTgacaataaaactaataaaactacCTGTAATAagagtgatttctttttttatttccactaCCATAGTAGGCACAACGAATGACTGAAATGATGACTGAATGATTTGTAAAGACTAATATGAACTTTTGGTGCATATAAAATTCATGACACTGACTGGGTTATCTCAATACCTCTCATTTGTGACTTCCTGGTAGACAGTGTTTGACCTGATATTACGACGTTCACAAACAACCATGACAACAGCAAACAGTGCAAAACAAACACGCTGTTAACCATTAAGCAGGCAGTGAAGGATTTGCAGTTAAATGACAGTTTTGCtatcatttgaattatttaatttctaCCTGCGATTCTGATTCGGCTCATCAAGTCCAGTACGGATTTAAAAGGTCAAATATTAGATCATAAGAATCAAGATTTCTGACCTaagttaagtaaaagtaaagtccATTAAAGCAGTGATAAAGAAAAGGTTAGCTCATCCAGTGTGTCCGTGTGTAGATTCTCTTTCATCCAGGTCAAAGTTATCCAAACAGAAACTGGATTTACTGTTAATAAACCTGTTTCACCTGTTACTCGAGATGTTTCTTCAATTCAGAACGTCAGAGGCTGAGGTCGCCACGTCTAGTCttaacacacatacatttttaatctgttattttttcaaaaatataaaatctgtTCAAAAAAGCTGAATCAAAATCCAACACCTTCTCGTGGGCACCTTATTCTTATTCAGTTAAATTGGACTTAAATGGCAAATAGAAATTCAACAAGAAGCAAAACTCATATTTTCCAGGAGGTTTCAATGTGTGTAGGCTATACCTGTCGCTTTGGTAGGAAAGCTGCTGATTATCATTGTCCTGAACTGACGGCAACGAAACAAAGTTCTGACGTCTGGGTCACATGTACTGACCACAAGGGGGCAGCCTACCACCTGTCAGAGACAAACCACAATGGTCAAAATTAAAAAGGATGA encodes:
- the c8g gene encoding complement component C8 gamma chain; translated protein: MAGLRRVLLVTMVLWCVCLWGVSDAVGGAKSRPRPQRRPRKKPKVEPIDVTPPAQNIDIQRMMGRWYLLNTASKCSYLMNHGTKVEPTVMHLSRSSASDPTLSVSTKTRHNHQCWEILQVYDLTPTPGRLTLKGARPELNTEIVVGETDYSSYAVMYYQKLGKITMKLYGRSVDDLSEPVLTKFEQLAAKQSLGLAYLFPFPTYSHCGDVDQDHVINCVPTC
- the LOC131455655 gene encoding lipocalin-like: MASSLLRMLAAIMCALATANVVPVQDFELEKMAGKWYIVAMASDAQWFVNNKAEMKMGTVVLAPTAEGNLNISFANRKADGSCWRQNHLANKTDSPRHFVFHSSVWNNDNDMHIVKVQYDDYALVSTNKTRDGVSVTLSALYKRNQEVSEELQQEFKEFSLEREVQADNIVILPKYDECSEA